TCAGCCACGGCGACGTCCATTACGTGATTCCCGACATCAGCGTGCGCAAGCTCCGTGGCCGCTGGGCCGCGGAGCTCAATCGCGCCGCCATGCCTCGCCTTCGCGTCAACCGCCTGTACGAGCGCATGCTGGCAGACAGCCGCGGCCAGGGCGGCGAAATGTCCGGCCGGCTGCAGGAGGCGCGCTGGCTGGTCAAGAACATCCAGCAGCGGTTTGACACCATACTCAAAGTGGCGGAAGCTATTGTCGAGCGTCAACAGTTGTTCTTCGAGCGCGGAGAGGTGGCGATGCGGCCGCTGATCCTGCGCGACATCGCGGAAGAGCTGGGACTGCACGAATCCACCGTTTCCCGCTCCACCAGCCAGAAATACCTGCTCTGTTCACGAGGTTTGTTCGAGCTCAAGTATTTCTTCGGCAGTTCGCTGGAAACTGAAAGCGGCGGAGAGTGCTCCGCCACCGCGATCAAGGCCCACATCCGCGGCATGATAGACGCCGAGGACCGCGCCAAGCCGCTGTCCGACAGCGCCATCGCCGACGCGCTGGCCAAGCAGGGAATACAGGTTGCCAGACGCACCGTAGCCAAGTATCGTGAAGCCATGCAGATTCCGGCGGTGAGTCTGCGCAAGGCGCTATAAAAACCGAGACGCCTCAGGAATACAATGCCGCCCGACAACCCGACCGGGCGGACAAACCAGAAGGAGCTAGGGTATGAACCTCAAAGTAACCGGCCTGCACCTGGAAGTCACTCAGTCGCTGCGCGAATACATTGAAAACAAGCTGGAGCGCGTTACCCGCCACGTCGACCACGTGATCGACATCTCCGTCACCCTGTCCGTGGACAAGCTGATCCAGAAGGCTGAGGTCAACGTCCACCTGTCCGGCAAGGACATCCACGTGGAAGCTTCCGAAGCCGACCTCTACGCCGCCATCGACCTGCTGATGGACAAGCTGGACCGCCAGGTGCTCAAGCACAAGGAAAAACTGACCGAGCACCGCGCGCTGGGTTCGGGCGAAGCCTCCCAGACCCAGGCTTCGCTGTAAGGCCTGATTGAAGACAACGGGAGCCTCGCGGTTCCCGTTTTTCTTTGCGCTTGCCGGTTTTCAGTACTATCAAGGCAACGTAGAATTCGGACTTTCCCCAAGAGCCGCATGCATAAGCCAACATGAATCTCATCGGCAAGATCCTGACTCCGGACCATATCCTGCTGGATCTGGACGTCGCCAGCAAGAAACGGGTGTTCGAACAAGTGGGCCTGCTGGTGGAAAACACCCGCGGCATCGCCCGCAGCGAAATCTTCGACAGCCTGTTCAGCCGTGAAAAACTGGGCTCCACCGGACTCGGCCAAGGCGTGGCCATTCCCCACGGCCGCGCCCGCGGCCTGAAGGAGGCGACCGGCGTATTCATCCGCCTGAAGGCGCCGATTCCCTTCGACGCCCCGGACGGCAAGCCAGTGCAATGCCTGTTCGTGCTGCTGGTGCCCGAACACGCCACCGATCTGCACCTGCAGGTGCTGTCGGAACTGGCGCAGATGTTCTCCAGCCGCCAGATGCGCGAGCAGATGCTGGGCCTGAACGCGCGCGACGACCTCTACAAGCTGCTTAGCGACTGGACGCCCCATGCCTAGCATCACCGTACGCCGGCTGTATCAGGAAAACCAGCAGAAGCTGAACCTGACCTGGGTCGCCGGCACCGGCGGCTCGGACAACGTCATCGGCAACGACGACCAGCGCCCCACGCTGGCGCTGGTCGGCCACTTGAACTTCATCCACCCCAACCGGGTGCAAGTGCTGGGCCTGGCGGAAGTGGACTACCTGAACAAGCTGGAGCAGTCGGCGGCCAAGACCGCGCTGGACCAGCTGTTCCACAAGAGCATGTCGGTGGTGATGGTGGCCAACGGCCAGCCGGTGCCGCGGCTGCTGCGCGACTACTGCCACAGCCACAACGTGCCGCTGATGTGCAGCACGCTGGAAAGCCCGTACCTGATGGACGTGCTGCGGATCTATCTCGCCCGCGCGCTGGCGGTGTCGACCGTGCTCCATGGCGTGTTCCTCGACGTGTTCGAGATCGGCGTGCTGATCATGGG
This genomic window from Chromobacterium phragmitis contains:
- the ptsN gene encoding PTS IIA-like nitrogen regulatory protein PtsN; protein product: MNLIGKILTPDHILLDLDVASKKRVFEQVGLLVENTRGIARSEIFDSLFSREKLGSTGLGQGVAIPHGRARGLKEATGVFIRLKAPIPFDAPDGKPVQCLFVLLVPEHATDLHLQVLSELAQMFSSRQMREQMLGLNARDDLYKLLSDWTPHA
- the hpf gene encoding ribosome hibernation-promoting factor, HPF/YfiA family, whose product is MNLKVTGLHLEVTQSLREYIENKLERVTRHVDHVIDISVTLSVDKLIQKAEVNVHLSGKDIHVEASEADLYAAIDLLMDKLDRQVLKHKEKLTEHRALGSGEASQTQASL